The genomic stretch CCACGATGTTGTACAGGGAACCGGCCAGCATCCCCGCGATCGACGGCAGCGCAAAGGCCACGATCAGTTTCAGCACGGGCTCGCGCCCCATTCGCTCCGGTTGGAGCATCTCGCTTACCCCCTCGAAGGCTCAGAAAAGATACTTCAAAAATCCGTCAGCCTATAATATCACAATAAAAAATCCTCATTGGCCCGTGAGTTCCCGAGAGAACGGTGCTAAACTGCTGGTGTCTTCGAGGAAGCGCCGACGTCATCCATGAAGCACCCCGATGGTACCCCAGCCTGCCCGTTGTAAGGAGGAAGCTTGCCGGGGCCGCCGCTATCTCGAGACTGACGGCCCGCAAGCAGAGCGAGCGGCTGCCGGAAGGCTCCTCTCTGGGGCCGCGGCGTGGGGGGCGTAGCCCCCATGTTGATAAATGCGCCCGGGAGGGCTCGATTGGAGGATTTCAGAATGGCCGAACGCCGCGCCGCGATCGGGAGGAACACCGTTTGAACCTCGCCGTCTTCGACCTCGAGACCAACGGTTACGCGGGCTCCTCCGTGCTCTCCGCCTCATCGATCGTCCTCGACGAGGCGGGGCGCATGCTGGCGTTCTTCAATCGCTTCTACCTCCCGACCGAGCCCTTCAACCCCTATCTCTTCCGCGTCCACGGCCTGACGCCCGAGCGGCTCCTCGCCCTGCGGGAGCACATCCCCTCGGCGCCTCACTTCATCGAGGATTGGCCCGATCTGATGGAGTTCTGGGAGCACTGGGATGTCGAGGGGATCGTCGTCCACAACGTGCGGTTCGACCTGGCCTTTTTGCCGGAGCTCGCCCAGAGTTCCCTGCGTTGCTGGTGCTCCATGCGGGGGCTCACCGAGCTGTGCGCGCTGCCCAAACGGCCGGGAAGCCGCGGCGGTGGTGCCGGTGCCTACAAGTGGCCGAGGCTCCAGGAGGCGGCCGACGTCGTCTGCAACGGCCCAAGGGCCCTGACGCCCCCGGCGGCCACGCGGCAAGTCGAATCGGAGGTCGGGGAGTGCCGCGCCCACGTCTCCCTGGCGGACTGCTTCGAGCTCTACAGGATCTCGGCACGAATCCTGGCCCACCATCCCGAGCACATGCACTTCGCCCCCGTGCTCCTGCCCTTTCGGATGCCGAAGGCGGCCACGGGAGAGATCAAGGCTCGCCCCCGGCACGACGGCTTCACGGCCGGCCTGTTGGAGCTGGAGGCACGCCTCCGGAGCCTTCTTTCGTAGGCTTCGCAATAGGGAAGACGGGCACGAGTGCTCTATAAAAACCATCAGCCTCCGGTTCAAGGCATTGAGCTTTAACAGAATTCATTCTCGTTCTAAACGCCCTCCACATCAAAACCGCTGATGTCTTCTCTCATACAATCCAAGGCTTCCTCCCTATTGCCATCACGAATACTTCTCAACAGTTTATGGTGCAGGTCGGCGGAGCTGAAAATAACAGTTTTTCGCCATCGGTCCCAAAAAAACTGTGCATAGGCCCGCGTCATCACCCGAAGCGCAGCTTCCAGATTGCGATAGAGGTATTGGTTACCATAGCAAGACATCAGCGCCAGGTGAAAGTCCATATTCCGGCTCCAGTGTTCCAACACGTCCCGCTGGATGTTTTCCTTATACTCTTGATTGAGCACGTCCTGTAGTTCCACCACGCGCTCGGGGGTCAGCATGTGCCAATAAGCCTCAAGACATCCACACTCAATGATGAGGCGATAGCCCCGAATTTCCTCGACATCCCGATCTGAGATACGAAGGACCTCATAACCATATCGTGGAATGCTACGTAACACTCCCTCCTTACAAAGCTCAATAAGAGCTTCGCGCACAGGCGATTTACTGACATGAAATTTTTCCACCAAAGCTTTTTCCCTGAGCACATCCTCGGGACCATATTCCCCACGAATGATATCCTCAAAAATTTTGGTGTAAATCTGCGCTTTTAAGTTCCCCTCATTTCGTTTGCCGATGGACATGTTCAACCTCTTTTCTTGTCGCATTATTTTAGTTTAACACGAGGTATTTCATAATTCTTGGGCGTCCGGTACATCCTATCAAAAAGACAAAAGAATTGACCATCTAAAATATCAGTGATATGATTAGTGAAAATATTATTGATATCTTTATTCTGGAGAAAAATTGGAGGTTCTTAGGGAAATCCCAAGAGAACAAGGAGGATCCACTGTTATGTCCGTTATCAAAAATATTGCCAATGTCGTTGGAGAAAAGATCGAGGTTAATCGTGCTCAGATTCAACATCGTGCTATGTGGTTGGGCTTGATCTACGACGAAATGATAAAAGCAGGCATTGATGCTGAGCCCATCATCCGAAGGGCCATCAAACGCTGTGGTTTAATGCACGGTGACGCTTTCAGAGCTCGTTGCGCGGATCCTCAAAGCTGCACGGATTTCAAAAAAGTATTTCTTGGTTCCGAGTCGTCGGTAGGGCCTCAGACCTTTCATATGGATAATATTGAGGCCGATCATGACAATCTCAGCGTTGATTTCCACTACTGCGCGTTAATTGATGCTTGGAAGAAGTTGGGTTTTGATGATAGTACGATTGCCAAGCTTTGCGATATGGCCATGGACGGAGATCGCGGCATCGCGGAAGCGATGGGGATGAACCTGGACATCAAGGAAACGATCGCTCAAGGTTCCCCAATCTGTAAGTTGCATTTCCACAAATAATTTACTGGAGACTGGGGGGTGAACACTGTTCTGGATAAGGCTGGGACTGGGGAGGGTACCATGTACGATCTCCGGAGAGTAGTGCGGAATGGGGATACGTAAAGAACGATGCAGACGATAAGGAGGCATTGATGAAATGAAAAAACTCATTAATCGTCCGGAAGACTTCGTCGATGAATTTCTGGAGGGGATTGCTCTCGCCTACGGCGACCGCCTGAAATTTCTTGGCGATGATCGGCGTATTGTCCTCTCCAATAGCCCGGTCAAACAAGGAAAGGTGGGCATCGTTACAGGAGGCGGCAGCGGCCATCTTCCGGTATTTCTAGGTTATGTTGGAGAAGGAATGTTGGATGGCTGCGCTGTGGGTAACGTATTCGCCTCTCCATCCGCACAGAGAATGGCCGATATGATTGAGGCCTGCAATTTCGGCAATGGGGTGCTCTGTCTTTATGGCAACTATGGTGGCGACAACCTGAATTTTGACATGGCCTGTGAAATGGTTTCCCTTAGCAATATTGAGACGTGTACCGTTCGTGTCAGGGACGACGTAGCGTCCAGTCCCAAAGAAACGGCCGAAAAACGTCGTGGTGTTGCGGGGATGGTCTATGCATTCAAAATAGCAGGAGCAGCTGCGGAACAAATGTTAAATTTAAATGAGGTTGCAGCAGTCGCTCAGAGGACCTTAGCCAATACTCGCACTATGGGAGTAGCGCTTTCGCCCTGCGTTCTCCCGGAAGTGGGAAAGCCTACATTTTCAATTAGCGAGGAAGAAATTGAGGTGGGGATGGGGATCCACGGCGAACCGGGCATCGAGGTCCGTAAAATGATGACGGCCAACGAGGTTTCCCGGCTCATACTTGACAAAATTCTTGTGGACATGCCTCTGGAATGCGGAGATAATGTCTCCGTGATGGTCAACGGTTTAGGAGCAACCCCACTTGAGGAACTTTTAATCGCTTACCGCGGAGTACATCGGCAGCTTAAGGATATAGGGGTAGAAATTTTTATGCCCCATATAGGAGAGTTTGCTACATCCATGGAAATGGCCGGCCTATCCATTACGGTCTTGAAGTTGGACACGGAGCTCAAGAGTTTTCTCAGGTATCCAGCCTCTACCCCCTTCTATACCAACGTCAACAAATAAAGGGGGTCATTGGAATGATGAATTCCAGATCTTTGAAGGGAGCCATGGAGAACATCAGTGCCCTGATGGACAAATATAGGGATTACCTCGTCGAGTTGGATGCCCAGAATGGTGACGGTGATCTGGGAATATCCATGAGTATCGGCTACCGTGCGGTCTCAGAATATTTGAGACAGACAGACGAGACAGATCTGGGCAAGCTTTTTATGAAAGGTGCTTTAGTCTTCAACGAGGCTGCTCCCTCGTCGCTAGGAACTATTACAGCATTTGGAATGATGGGCATGGCTAAAACGTTAAAGGGCAAACAGGAGGCCTCGCTTCCCGAACTTGCCGAAGCTATGGCAGCTGGAATTGCCGCAATCATGGAAAAAGCCAAATCCAAGCCAGGGGAAAAGACGATATTGGATGCCCTTTATCCTGCCGTAACGATCTTGAAAGAAATGGCGGATAAAGACGCCAAAACGGCATTCGCTGCAGCAAGTCAAGCCGCTGCCGTTGGAGCGGAGAGTACGAGAAAAATGCAGTCCGTACATGGACGAGGTTCCTATTATGGAGAAAAAAGCTTGGGAGTCTTGGACGGGGGGGCGGTGGTCGGCAAATTAATCTTCGAGGGGATAGCCCGATATTGTTCCTGACTTTGGTAATCCGGTCCCTGTCATCAAAGTAAATGTAGAAATCTAATGTAGAAATCTAAAGAGGGAGGGAGCAATATGCAGAGCGTTAAGCATCCAGGTGCACTGCAGAAAACGGGAGATTTTAGGAAGGAGATTGGTCTTTTCTCTGGAGTCAATGTTCTGGTAGGAATCATCATAGGCTCAGGCGTATTTTATCTCGGTTCCTACGTTCTGCTGAACACAAAAATGCGTTTGGGTTATGCTCTGTTGGCATGGATAATCGGCGGACTGATATCCTTGATGGGAGGCCTCTGCTTTGCAGAATTAGGGGCAATGATGCCCCGTGCTGGAGGTATGTACGTTTATATGAGTGAAGCCTATCATCCTGTGGTGGGGTTTATGAACGAGTTTACGAGCATACTTATTAGCGGTGCGGGATCTATTGCAGCAATTGCTATCGCTTTTCCTACTGCATTAGGGGTACTGATGCCAATGAGCGACGTTACAATCAAGGCTATCGCTATAATCGCAATTGTTTTTTTATCCGCAGTCAACTATTTTGGGGTAAAAGGTGGAACACTGGTACAGAATATCTTTACGGTAGCCAAAGTCATTCCTATTATTTTGATTATCGTGCTGGGCATATCGCAGGGCAATCAAACCGTAAACCTGTCCCTTACCATAAGTTCGGGAGAAAATTTTTTTGATATCGTCAGCATGATCGCCTTGGCCGTCATGACCACGATGTGGGCTTACGATGGCTGGACGAATCTGAACTCGATAACCGAGGAGATCAAAGCACCTCAAAAAAATCTACCCCGCGCCATTGCTCTGGCCTTGTGCCTGATTACGGGAATCTACGTGCTCTTCAATTATGCAATATACAGAGTGTTGCCCTTGGAACAGATTCAGCATCTGATAGGCAATGGACAGGTCTATCTGGGGACCGAAGCCGCCAAGTCACTGTTGGGCAAAACGGGAGGAATTTTAGTCGCTTTAACCATGGCTCTTTCGATGTTTGGCTCCCTGAACGGCTGCATCCTCTCCTTCCCTCGAGAATACTATGCGCTTGCTTACGACGGGCTTTTCTTTAAATCCTTCGGGAAATTACATCCAAAATACAGAACTCCCAGTATGGCCATAATTTCCCAGATGGTAATCTCCGTCATTCTTGTCCTAATTCGCAACTTGAATCAGCTGACATCCCTTGTCATTTTTTCCAGCCTTTTTTTCAAAATGCTCACTATATACGCTGTTCTCGTCTTCAGGAAAAAGCTACCGGATATGGAACGGCCCTACAAAGTACCCATGGCTAACGTTACCGTATTCGTTACCTGCGCAGCCTTCCTTGGCCTGCTGTTCAGTACGCTTCAAGGAGACGTTTTAACCTCTCTGATTGGCCTCCTGATTCCTGCGGTTGGAGCTATCGTGTATTTTCTTTTTTTTCATGGATATTATAATGGAGGAGAGAGAACCTGATGAAAACGATCATCTATAACGCAAAAGCATATATTGAAAGGGAAACTTTTGCCGGAGCGATGTTAATAGAAGACGGCTTCATCTCGGCTGTTGGATCAAACGAGAAAATACTAAGTTATGCTTCATCCGATGCTGTGCAGATCAATGCAGAAGGGCACCTCGTTCTTCCCGGCTTCAATGACTCCCATTTACACCTTCACGATTTTGGTCGAAACCTTCATCGGATTCAGGCATACGACGTTACTTCAATCTCGGAATTAATCGAGCTAGGGAAGGAAGTGGTCGACCGCCTTCGTCCTCCACGAGGCTCGGTAGTTACGGGAACGGGATGGAACCAGGAGCTGTTTACCGATGAAAAACGCCATCCCAATCGTTTCGACCTCGATAAAATATCCACCGATCACGCCATTATCATCGATCGTGTTTGCGGACATTCAGTCTGTTGCAATACTTTGGCCATGGAAATGGCTGGCGTTAACAGGGAAACCCTGGATGTAGAGGGCGGCCATATGGACAGGGACGAAAAAGGCGACCTTTTGGGCATCTTTAGAGAAAACGCTATTTATGATATAAAAAAAATTATTCCTCCTTATACTCCGGAACAGGTTCAAAACCAACTTGAATATGCTCTCCAGCACGCACTTGAAAATGGGCTCACTTCTGTTAGCAGCAGAGATATTATTGATGACAATTATCAGATGCTTATCGACGCTTTCGTCAAGATTTTCGAAGAAGGTCGTGCCCGAATACGCGTTACGATGCAATGTAGCCTGGACGATGAGGCAACGTTTGATAAATTCATCGAGCTCGGATACGTCACACGCCAAACTGTACGACATCCATTGCTAAAAATGGGGCCCCTGAAGCTTTTTGCAGACGGTTCTCTAGGGTCCCAGACGGCCTACATGCGCAAACCTTACGCAGACTGCCCTTCTACTACAGGATTACGGGTAATGACTCAGAGGACGATGGATACTTTGGTTCACAGAGCCCATACCAGTGGATTACAAGTGATCGTTCACGCTATTGGGGACGCTGCAATAGACGAAGTATTGAATAGTTTCGAGAAAGTAACCAGCAAGGGGATCAATCCATTGCGCCATGCTATAGTCCATTGCCAGATTACGGATAAGGGCTTGCTTGAGAGAATGGCTGCAAACAATATTCTAGCAATCGTACAGCCCATATTTCTTACCCACGACCTTTATATTGTGGACAGCAGAGTGGGGGAGGAGCTCGCCTCGACTTCCTATGCATTTAACACGATGGAAAAATTGGGAATACGGGCCGCGTATGGGACCGATTGTCCAGTGGAGTCGATGAATCCGCTTGAATGTATCCACTGCGCGGTCAATCGTCAGGATATCGAAAGCGGTTATCCCGAGGGAGGATATTATCCTCAGGAACGTGTCGATGTGTGGACGGCCGTAGACAACTATACGATGGGAAGCGCCTACGCCACTTTTGAAGAGGAGGTCAAAGGCCGTATCAAACCAGGTTTTTACGCCGATCTGGTTATGCTGGACAAAGATATTTTTTCCATCCCTCCAGAAGGAATCAAAAACGCCCATGTGCTGATGACCATGGTCGGAGGACAAATTGTCTACAACAGGTCTCTTAAGGAAAGGGCAGGTGTCGAACATGCGCTTTAAAGATTTTTTCTCGTTGTTTTTCGTCCTGCTGTTTTCGTTTATTAATTCTCCTACCTCAGCGTTGGAGGATACTTTGACGATTGCCGCAGCCTACGACGCAAAAGCTCTGGACCCAGCAGTCACGATTGATACTCCTTCTATCTTTGTGGGAGCCAAAATTCACGAAAACCTTCTTTGTATCGACGAAAACTCGAAACTGCAACCACAGCTGGCAGAAAGTTACGAACAGATCGATTCCCAAGCCTATCGTTTTATCCTCCGTAAAGGGGTCAGGTTCCACAATGGAGAGGAGTTGAAAGCCTCCGACGTCAAGTTCTCCATGGATCGGGCCATGTCCCTTATCGGCTCGGCAAAGAACTGGAGCCTTGCCTTTACATGAGTGCCGACGAGGTGCGAGTTGGCGCGAACAAAAAAGCTCAGGGACTTGTTCTTTATCCAAGAGGATATCAATCCTTAGCCGGAGTTTACTTCGAATAGGCTTCAATGGGAGAGGGGCGCTCTCAGCAGCCGTTCCCCGAACTGAAAGACGGCCAGCCCCGCAAGAACGGCCGCTATCCCAGCCCATTGCGAGGCCGTCACCCGTTCCCCATGGATCAGCGTCGCGCTCAGCAGCCCCGTGACGGGCACCAGGAGCGAGAAGGGCGCGACTTTTCCGGCGGAGTAGACCCCAATCATCCTGTTCCAGACGTAATACGCGAAGAGTGTCGATAGGATGACGAGATAGAGGACGGAAAAAACGGCGGCTGAGTCTATTTGCGTCAGAGACCGAAGGATGGCGGCCGGTCCGTCGCCGAGGAGGGAGATGCAGAGCATGGGAAGGGGCACGAAGACCGAGGACCAGACGAGCATCTCCATCATG from uncultured Fretibacterium sp. encodes the following:
- a CDS encoding GntR family transcriptional regulator; translation: MSIGKRNEGNLKAQIYTKIFEDIIRGEYGPEDVLREKALVEKFHVSKSPVREALIELCKEGVLRSIPRYGYEVLRISDRDVEEIRGYRLIIECGCLEAYWHMLTPERVVELQDVLNQEYKENIQRDVLEHWSRNMDFHLALMSCYGNQYLYRNLEAALRVMTRAYAQFFWDRWRKTVIFSSADLHHKLLRSIRDGNREEALDCMREDISGFDVEGV
- a CDS encoding L-2-amino-thiazoline-4-carboxylic acid hydrolase, translated to MSVIKNIANVVGEKIEVNRAQIQHRAMWLGLIYDEMIKAGIDAEPIIRRAIKRCGLMHGDAFRARCADPQSCTDFKKVFLGSESSVGPQTFHMDNIEADHDNLSVDFHYCALIDAWKKLGFDDSTIAKLCDMAMDGDRGIAEAMGMNLDIKETIAQGSPICKLHFHK
- a CDS encoding dihydroxyacetone kinase subunit DhaK, whose amino-acid sequence is MKKLINRPEDFVDEFLEGIALAYGDRLKFLGDDRRIVLSNSPVKQGKVGIVTGGGSGHLPVFLGYVGEGMLDGCAVGNVFASPSAQRMADMIEACNFGNGVLCLYGNYGGDNLNFDMACEMVSLSNIETCTVRVRDDVASSPKETAEKRRGVAGMVYAFKIAGAAAEQMLNLNEVAAVAQRTLANTRTMGVALSPCVLPEVGKPTFSISEEEIEVGMGIHGEPGIEVRKMMTANEVSRLILDKILVDMPLECGDNVSVMVNGLGATPLEELLIAYRGVHRQLKDIGVEIFMPHIGEFATSMEMAGLSITVLKLDTELKSFLRYPASTPFYTNVNK
- a CDS encoding dihydroxyacetone kinase subunit L encodes the protein MMNSRSLKGAMENISALMDKYRDYLVELDAQNGDGDLGISMSIGYRAVSEYLRQTDETDLGKLFMKGALVFNEAAPSSLGTITAFGMMGMAKTLKGKQEASLPELAEAMAAGIAAIMEKAKSKPGEKTILDALYPAVTILKEMADKDAKTAFAAASQAAAVGAESTRKMQSVHGRGSYYGEKSLGVLDGGAVVGKLIFEGIARYCS
- a CDS encoding amino acid permease — protein: MQSVKHPGALQKTGDFRKEIGLFSGVNVLVGIIIGSGVFYLGSYVLLNTKMRLGYALLAWIIGGLISLMGGLCFAELGAMMPRAGGMYVYMSEAYHPVVGFMNEFTSILISGAGSIAAIAIAFPTALGVLMPMSDVTIKAIAIIAIVFLSAVNYFGVKGGTLVQNIFTVAKVIPIILIIVLGISQGNQTVNLSLTISSGENFFDIVSMIALAVMTTMWAYDGWTNLNSITEEIKAPQKNLPRAIALALCLITGIYVLFNYAIYRVLPLEQIQHLIGNGQVYLGTEAAKSLLGKTGGILVALTMALSMFGSLNGCILSFPREYYALAYDGLFFKSFGKLHPKYRTPSMAIISQMVISVILVLIRNLNQLTSLVIFSSLFFKMLTIYAVLVFRKKLPDMERPYKVPMANVTVFVTCAAFLGLLFSTLQGDVLTSLIGLLIPAVGAIVYFLFFHGYYNGGERT
- a CDS encoding amidohydrolase family protein → MKTIIYNAKAYIERETFAGAMLIEDGFISAVGSNEKILSYASSDAVQINAEGHLVLPGFNDSHLHLHDFGRNLHRIQAYDVTSISELIELGKEVVDRLRPPRGSVVTGTGWNQELFTDEKRHPNRFDLDKISTDHAIIIDRVCGHSVCCNTLAMEMAGVNRETLDVEGGHMDRDEKGDLLGIFRENAIYDIKKIIPPYTPEQVQNQLEYALQHALENGLTSVSSRDIIDDNYQMLIDAFVKIFEEGRARIRVTMQCSLDDEATFDKFIELGYVTRQTVRHPLLKMGPLKLFADGSLGSQTAYMRKPYADCPSTTGLRVMTQRTMDTLVHRAHTSGLQVIVHAIGDAAIDEVLNSFEKVTSKGINPLRHAIVHCQITDKGLLERMAANNILAIVQPIFLTHDLYIVDSRVGEELASTSYAFNTMEKLGIRAAYGTDCPVESMNPLECIHCAVNRQDIESGYPEGGYYPQERVDVWTAVDNYTMGSAYATFEEEVKGRIKPGFYADLVMLDKDIFSIPPEGIKNAHVLMTMVGGQIVYNRSLKERAGVEHAL
- a CDS encoding ABC transporter substrate-binding protein, whose translation is MRFKDFFSLFFVLLFSFINSPTSALEDTLTIAAAYDAKALDPAVTIDTPSIFVGAKIHENLLCIDENSKLQPQLAESYEQIDSQAYRFILRKGVRFHNGEELKASDVKFSMDRAMSLIGSAKNWSLAFT